In Moorella sp. Hama-1, a single genomic region encodes these proteins:
- the fabD gene encoding ACP S-malonyltransferase encodes MPGIVFLFPGQGSQYVGMGRELAERYPEAAAVFTAAREELGWPVDQLCFNGPEEELVRTENTQPALLTVSTACFRVLEARGIRPAAVAGHSLGEYSALVAAGSLAFRDALQVVARRGRLMANAFPAGQGGMVAVLGLPAGRVVALCREVKDGVAEAANFNSPGQVVVAGDRAGLEAITALARAAGAKRVVPLQVSGPFHSSLMEPVARELATLLNQVTLADPAVPVVANVTADYAHTAAAVRENLRQQVASPVRWEESMGRLLADGYRAFVEVGPGNVLSGLLRRLDRQVTIGQAENIQALGKTLALLQEAQ; translated from the coding sequence ATGCCAGGAATCGTCTTCCTTTTCCCCGGCCAGGGTTCCCAGTACGTCGGCATGGGACGGGAACTGGCCGAGCGCTACCCCGAAGCAGCCGCCGTTTTTACCGCGGCCCGGGAGGAACTGGGCTGGCCGGTGGATCAACTCTGTTTTAATGGCCCGGAGGAGGAACTCGTCCGTACCGAAAACACCCAGCCGGCCCTGCTCACCGTCAGCACGGCCTGTTTCCGGGTCCTGGAGGCCCGGGGCATCCGCCCGGCGGCTGTAGCGGGCCATAGCCTGGGGGAATACAGCGCCCTGGTGGCCGCCGGCAGCCTTGCCTTCCGGGACGCCCTCCAGGTGGTAGCCCGGCGGGGCCGCCTCATGGCCAACGCCTTCCCCGCCGGCCAGGGGGGGATGGTGGCCGTCCTCGGCCTGCCGGCCGGCCGGGTCGTCGCCCTCTGCCGGGAGGTAAAAGATGGCGTGGCCGAGGCGGCGAACTTCAACTCCCCGGGGCAGGTGGTAGTCGCCGGCGACCGGGCCGGACTGGAGGCCATTACGGCCCTGGCCCGGGCCGCAGGGGCTAAAAGGGTTGTACCCCTCCAGGTGAGCGGGCCTTTTCACTCCAGCCTCATGGAGCCCGTAGCCCGGGAGCTGGCAACCCTTTTAAACCAGGTCACCCTGGCTGATCCAGCCGTACCGGTAGTGGCCAACGTGACGGCCGACTACGCCCACACAGCAGCTGCCGTCCGGGAGAATCTCCGTCAACAGGTGGCCAGCCCGGTGCGCTGGGAGGAAAGCATGGGTCGTCTCCTGGCTGATGGTTACCGCGCCTTTGTGGAAGTCGGTCCAGGCAATGTCCTGAGCGGGCTTCTGAGGCGCCTGGATCGCCAGGTAACTATTGGACAGGCAGAAAATATCCAGGCCCTGGGAAAAACCCTTGCTTTATTGCAGGAGGCCCAGTAA
- the fabG gene encoding 3-oxoacyl-[acyl-carrier-protein] reductase, which produces MILKGQVAVVTGASRGIGRATAVALARAGARVVVNYTRQKEAADQVVATIREEGGQAIAIKADVADHDAARELIQAAVQEFGRLDILVNNAGIARDNLAARLKPEDWEAVLQTNLTGVFNCCQAALKPMLRQRQGRIINLASVVGLRGNAGQVNYAAAKAGVTGLTMALAKEVASRGILVNAVAPGFIATEMTAALAGEAREEFYRHIPLGRPGEPEDVAAVILFLASPGARYITGQVIVVDGGLTLAL; this is translated from the coding sequence ATGATCCTCAAAGGACAGGTAGCCGTTGTCACCGGTGCATCCCGGGGGATTGGCCGGGCTACAGCCGTGGCCCTGGCCCGGGCCGGGGCCAGGGTGGTAGTCAATTACACCCGGCAGAAAGAGGCCGCCGACCAGGTGGTGGCCACCATCCGGGAGGAGGGCGGCCAGGCCATAGCCATTAAGGCTGATGTCGCCGATCATGACGCTGCCCGGGAATTAATCCAGGCAGCAGTCCAGGAGTTCGGCCGGCTGGATATCCTGGTCAACAACGCCGGTATCGCCAGGGATAACCTGGCAGCCAGGTTAAAGCCTGAGGATTGGGAAGCCGTCCTGCAGACCAATCTCACCGGGGTTTTTAATTGTTGCCAGGCGGCCTTGAAACCCATGCTGCGCCAGCGCCAGGGCCGGATAATCAATCTGGCCTCGGTAGTCGGCCTGCGGGGTAATGCCGGCCAGGTCAACTACGCCGCCGCTAAAGCCGGGGTTACGGGCCTGACCATGGCTCTGGCTAAAGAAGTGGCTTCCCGGGGTATCCTGGTTAATGCTGTGGCCCCCGGTTTTATTGCCACCGAGATGACGGCAGCCCTGGCGGGAGAGGCGCGGGAAGAATTTTACCGCCATATCCCCCTGGGCCGGCCGGGCGAACCGGAGGATGTCGCCGCAGTTATCCTTTTCCTGGCTTCGCCGGGAGCCAGGTATATCACCGGTCAGGTAATCGTCGTTGACGGCGGCCTGACCCTGGCTTTGTAA
- the acpP gene encoding acyl carrier protein, protein MDVFEKIKGIVAEQLGVEEDKITMETSFEDLNADSLDIVELIMALEEEFDLEIPDEDAEKLTTVGAAVAYIKEHTK, encoded by the coding sequence GTGGACGTTTTCGAAAAGATCAAGGGGATCGTCGCTGAACAACTGGGGGTTGAGGAAGACAAAATCACCATGGAGACTTCCTTTGAGGACCTGAATGCCGATTCCCTGGATATCGTAGAACTTATCATGGCCCTGGAAGAGGAATTCGACCTGGAAATTCCCGACGAGGACGCTGAAAAGCTGACAACGGTAGGGGCCGCAGTAGCTTATATCAAAGAACATACCAAGTAA